TGGGTCGTATGCGTCAGTTGAGGTCAGTTTCCTTGGCCCTATGGGCAATTGTGATCAGTAGTGCATTGATGGGGGGGTGTGGCAAGAACGAAGCGATCGTGCAGAAGGAGCAACAAGCGATTCAATTGGTCAAGGCATTTAAAGAGTCTGACAATGCATTCAGTATCGTCTCCAACATTCAGAAGAAATCCGACGATGACGGTCGTGCCGGCAATAAATGGGATAGTACCGAAAATTGGGAGGCTGGCTTACCATCACAGCAAGACCTGATGATGGAGCGACTCAGTCAGTTCTTCAACGTGTTCCGTCCGTCCGGGAATTACTGGGTCAAGCTCTCTTATAAAGACAAAGACGGGTTGCACGAAGCCTTGTGGGATGTGAATGTATATTCCAAGAAAGTAGTTGCTAAGAACGAACTGGCGCAGCAGTTGGTAAAAGGATCGTGATTTTTTTCTTTGCGGATTGTCGATGAGAGAGCAGAGGAATTCTCGGTCTTCCCAAGCTACTATCGACAATCCACCAGCCGCGCGCCCTCACCCCCTGACCGTCATCGGTTTCCCACAGTGATGGGGAATGTCCTGCTCCCCACACGTTGGCCCCATCCAGCAAACTAATTTTTCCTTGTCGTTGACTTTTTCCTTATGCATCGGTTGCCCGCAGTGAAAAGGGACGGGCAGCTTTTGTCCACACTTCATACAGTAGAGGGTTGCCATGAATTCTCTCCTGAGCGACGGGAAGGGCGTCGCCGTACTTTTCGCATTTCTGGTACAGGGGCCGCGAGAAGCTCTGCGAGCAGCCGATAGACCGCAGCATTGACGACCAAGCTAATGTGGCGGCCAGGTACTTCGAGGTTTGTTGCCTGGGGATCAATGCATGCTCGCCAATGGACGACTTCATCTTGCTTAGAGAAAATCGACGTGAACTTGCGTCCTTCGGGGAGGGACGATGTCACGGTCTGGGCGAACTGACAACTACATTTGTGGCTGCCACATGAGGGAGAGGTCGTTTTCCGTCGCGAACGAACGGTCTGTAGTACCCGAAAAGTAAATGGCACAAGGGGGTTCACGCGTAGAGTGCCGTCGACAGGTGAGCCGATAGCGACGGCGTGACTCACATGCTCAGGAAAATTGATACTGAGAGAACGTGCGAGCATTCCACCGAGGCTGTGCCCCACAACCGTCAGCGGGTGTCCTGTCTCTTGAGCGATTTGGTTGATCCGCCAACCGAGCAACTCTGAGGTGAAGTTTGGACAGTCGACATTCCAGTGAATTCCAGAAAAGTAGGCTTGATAGCCCAGGCGATTCAGCCAGCCCGCCATCAATGTCATCATCCAGTCGCCAGTAAAGAAGCCAGGAATGAGAAGCACCGGTTGTCCGGTTCCGCGTTGCACTTCTCTTCCGTGGTAAACCGGACTACAGAGCAGACTGGTCAGTTGGTAGAGGTAATCTGGATAGGCTGTCGTGAGACTGAGAATCATCTTGGGTTTCTCTTTCTCGCTCGGCGGATGCGGATCGGACATAAGGCCTTGTCTGTAGGGGAGAGAACGGAAGGGGACGTAAAAGGTTGCATTTGGAACTGCGGTTGGACGGTGTGACTCGGGTGTTTGGAAAGGGACTCGCTTCCAACTTGTTGCTGTGTCATAACACCTGCCTACAAGAGACCACTTCTTTATTCAGACTAAACAAGTTGTCCTCTGCTAGCAATCGTCGGTAACTTTTGCAAGCGGGGTACACCAGGAAGGAGTTGCGTGATGATCTCTGTATACGGAGCGAATATTTCTCCCTTTGTGAGGAAAGTGCGGGTATTTTTAGCTGAGAAAAGCATTCCCTATAAGCTAGAAGCGGTGAATCCGTTTACTGCGGGACCGGAATACCGGAAACTCAGCCCACTGGGCAAGATTCCAGCTTTTCAGGACGGTAGTGTGACATTGGCGGATTCTTCTGTCATCTGTGCGTACGTTGAGAAGACTAATCCGCAACCCTCCTTGATACCAGCTGCTCCTGCTGCTTATGCGCAGGCGCTGTGGTTTGAGGAATATGGCGATGGTGGGCTCGCTCCTGTCGTGGGGCCAGAGATCTTTCGTCAGCGGATTGTCATGCCGTTATTTTTCAAGCAGCAGGGTGATGAAACGGTGGTGCAAAAGGCCGTTGCCGAGAAGCTTCCTCCACTGTTCGACTATCTCGAAGGGGCCCTTGGTGACCGCACGACCTTGGTTGGTAACAGTTTCACTTTGGGTGATATCGGAGTGGCAACGCAGTTTGTGAACCTTCGGCATGCGGGCGTGACGGTTGATGCCCAGCGCTGGCCCAAGCTCGCGCGCTATGTTGCGGCGGTACATGGGAGGCCGTCCTTCAAGGCCGTTATTGAAGAAGAAGAGGCCGCGTTAAAGAAGGCAAAGGGATAGCAGGCTATTGGAGAGGCGCCCCGCCGGGGCGTCTCTCCAGAGTTACTGCAATACCGCAGTATCGACGCTCGTTGATACCGCGACAGGCACAGTGCGTCGGCGCGCTGCCGGTCGATCGCGCTCCTTGAGCCAGGTCACAACCTGTGGCCAGAGTTTCTTGTGGGCACTGCTGCTCACGATCACACCCAGATGGCCTGCTGGGAACAGCAAGGTTTGCTTGTCGCGACTGCTGGTCGCATCAACAAGGGGGAGACTTGCCTGTGGGTGCACGACATCATCGAACTCGCCAACGATATTGAGCACCGGACAGGAGATATTCTTCATATCGACCCGCTGTCCACCAACACCGAATCTCCCCTGCGCAAGTAAGTTTTGTTGAAACAGCTCTTTCGTCAATTCTCGAAAAATCTGCCCCGCTAAGGGAACGTCACTATTCATCCAGCGCTCGAAAAGGGCAAAGGTGTCAGCAAAGCCAGCACGCTCTTTATTGCGATACAAACTCACGTGCTTGTTGAAGAGGTGGTGCACAGGAGACATCGAAGTAAAATTCAACTTCATCATCCACGCCGGACAATTGCCATAGGCACTCACAACGAGTTCTGGGTCAATGCTTGTCGTCAATTGAGAAAGCGGAATATCCTGTTTGCCCAGATCATACGGGACCGTCAGTGGAATAAAGTTCTTGACCGTCTCTGGATGCAGAGCAGTGTAGACCGTGCTGAGCAGCCCGCCAAAGCAGTAGCCCATCAGCGAGATCTTCTTTGCGCCACTGTGAGCCTGCACTGCTTTCACGCTGTTGTGCAGGTCTTGATTGACATAGGCATCAAACCCTCGCCAGGCGTCGGCCCGCATTGGTGGTTGCCAATCGGTCAGATAGACCTCGAACCCTTGCTTGGTTAGCGCTTCGATGAGGCTTGAACCGGGCTGCAGATCAAGAATGTAAGGCCGTTTGATGAGGGCATAAACGATCAGCAGTGGTGTCGCCTGTGGTCTACCGACCGCGCGATAGTAGCGCAATCGAGCTTTGCCATTTTCAGCGATGACTTCATAGGGTGTCACGCCAGGCGGGTCTTCATGGACGGGATAGGGCTCCATCATGCCCCGGCGTAAACCGTCGAGGACGAGAGTCGAGCTATTGAGCCACGACGTAGAAACTTCTTGGAGAAGATCCAACATATTTTCATACTCCTGGATGAGAAAAGGCATTGTGAAACGACTCGGTTCGATGGCTATGTCCATCACACCCTGTCTGCTCGAGTTTGAACAATGAGTTGCCGTAGCGACGAGTTATCGAGGTAAGGTCGGCGGTCGACGCTATCCCCGTTCACTGCGAACGGGAAGAATCCGCGAAGCGGCTAGGCAGCAGCCTGGAGTTCGCTATGCTGAGGAGGCGGAAGTGCTGATGCCAGTACAGGTTCTGGGGGGCGGACTTTTCGTTGCCGAGGCCGCCGCGGTGCCGTTCGCGCCTGGGTCGGTGTCATGCCACTGCTGATCGTGTCCGTTTGCGTACTCATAGGTCGTTCCACTGGGGTGGCTCGTAACGTCGGCGGCTGCAGCAGACCGGTCATGAAAAACTTGCTTGCTGCATTGGTAAGCTGTTGGATACGCAACATCTGGTTGACCGTACCTCCAACAATCTCACTGAGAGATTGAGAACGGTATAAAGAGTCTATGGTCGATGTTGCCAAACGGACACCAGCATCGTACCCACTCCACAACGCCAGCGTGGTTTCTTTGTCAGTGGTTGTGCCGGACACCCAACGCACACTGGCCATTGGTAGATCAAACGCTAAAGTTTTGTACACTTGCGTGAGGTCTGCAGACTTCTGACTCATTCCAGTTTCCTTCACTAGATTCGCGGTCTCCTTTGTCATTGTTTACCTCCGCTACAGTAAGGCAGCTGCCTGGAGGACACAAGCAAAACTGCGTGTTCGTGCTGTCACTTACGTGACGAAAATCCTTCTTTCAGTCACCTTAACTGTGTTTTGTGTCGCTTTAGTGACAAGATTGTGAACTCTTGCTGACACCTCGTATGGGAAACAAGTCTGAGCAAGAGATGGACCAAGTATGAATGTTTCCCCGCGATTCATCGAAGTCGTTAATTTTTCAGGAGTTGAGCGACACAACGAAAAGATCCGTGGGCGCAAATGTTGCCCGAAAAACAGGCACTGCTTTTTCTCCAACAGTTCTCCGCGGTTGACTGCTGGTTGCGCAGCAGAAGAGGGCCAGCACCCAGCGCGGTAGGACTGGGGCACTTTTCCTCGGTAATCACCTTCTTGCTGGTCGCTGGGCCATACTGCCCCTACCCATGTGGTATCGTTGCGCGTACAATTCGCGCACAAAAGGAGGGGTTCATGGAAACACGGACACGTTGGACCATTTTGTGGTTCCTCGTGGCGATCAGCGTAGTGCGCAGCATGGATGCGGTCAACTTCTCGGTGGCTGCCCAGCAGATCATGCCGGAATATGGATTGTCGAATGTGCAGATGGGGTTGTTGTATACCGTATTCACTGCTGGTTATGCACTGTTTCATGTCCCGGGAGGCTGGCTCGGTGATCGGGTGGGACCGCGCTGGATGTTGACGCTTGCTGTGGTGTGGTGGTCAGCGTTTACCGCAGTGACTGCGGTTGCTGGCTCCTGGTGGCTGGCAGGGCTGATCGGTCCATTAGGCTCGTTTATGGTCGTGCGTTTTCTTGTTGGTATGGGGGAGGGGGCGGCGTATCCGAATTCTACTCGTGCAGTGGCGAGTTGGATGGCACCAAACGAACGTGCATTCGCGGGTGGATTGGTATTAGGGTCGATTGGTATCGGTTACGGACTCGCGCCACCAGTTGTGTCATGGATCATGGTGCACTATGGATGGCGGCCAGCATTTTATGTTTTTGGTTTCGTCGGCCTGATCGTTGCCGTCCTGTGGTACTACTTTGCAACCGACCGGCCCGAAGATCATCCGCGAGTCTCACCGCTAGAATTACAGCGGATTCGGAGCGACAGCCAGACGCTGGAGCAACAACCGACGCCGTGGCGCGCAATTTTCACCCACCCCAACGTGTGGCTCTTGATGCTTGCGAACTTTGGCTTTGGCTATGGTGTGTATATCTATCAGTCGTGGTTTTACCTGTATCTGGTCAACGTTCGTGGCTTTTCAATTATGCAAGGTGGATGGCTGACAACGGGTCCCTTCATTGCCCTCACCATTCTAGGGCCTATTGGTGGAAAATGTTCTGATGCGCTGGCCAAGCGCTACGGGGTAACATGGGGGCGACGGGCAGTTGCCGTGAGTGGATTGTTTTTAGCCGCAGTTTGCTTATACCTTGGCGCTCATGCCGAGAATCCATATACTGCCGTTATCATGTTATCCCTAGGCGATGGGTTTCTCTATTTTGCTGGCGCGGCTGGAGTGGGGACGGTGATTGATATAGCAGGTGCGCATTCGGGCACGGTGTACGGTGTGACGGTAACCGCGACGCAAATCGGCGGTGCGGTTGCGCCGGTGTTGACTCCGTATATTGCTGAGCACCTTGGCTGGGAATTTGCCTTGCAGTTTGCTGGACTCTTGGCACTCTTCTCCTCGTTTGTCTGGCTGTTTATTGATGCGGCCAAGAAGATCATTCCTCGGGTCGAGAAACAGGATGTGGGTGAGCAACTGGTCGTAGCACGCTAGCGGGAAGGGTGAAGAGGTGCACTGAGGAAACGGTGAAAGGAGGGCACGATGAAACTCGAAGAGATGGTGCAGGAACTGTGGGACCGGGAGAAAATCAAAGAACTTACCTACCAATATGGGTTAGCGATTGAAGCCCAAGATGCTGATCGCATGGCGAACCTGTTTACTGCTGATGGCTCGGTTGATTTCAGTT
This portion of the Deltaproteobacteria bacterium genome encodes:
- a CDS encoding alpha/beta fold hydrolase → MMDIAIEPSRFTMPFLIQEYENMLDLLQEVSTSWLNSSTLVLDGLRRGMMEPYPVHEDPPGVTPYEVIAENGKARLRYYRAVGRPQATPLLIVYALIKRPYILDLQPGSSLIEALTKQGFEVYLTDWQPPMRADAWRGFDAYVNQDLHNSVKAVQAHSGAKKISLMGYCFGGLLSTVYTALHPETVKNFIPLTVPYDLGKQDIPLSQLTTSIDPELVVSAYGNCPAWMMKLNFTSMSPVHHLFNKHVSLYRNKERAGFADTFALFERWMNSDVPLAGQIFRELTKELFQQNLLAQGRFGVGGQRVDMKNISCPVLNIVGEFDDVVHPQASLPLVDATSSRDKQTLLFPAGHLGVIVSSSAHKKLWPQVVTWLKERDRPAARRRTVPVAVSTSVDTAVLQ
- a CDS encoding MFS transporter, with protein sequence MLPEKQALLFLQQFSAVDCWLRSRRGPAPSAVGLGHFSSVITFLLVAGPYCPYPCGIVARTIRAQKEGFMETRTRWTILWFLVAISVVRSMDAVNFSVAAQQIMPEYGLSNVQMGLLYTVFTAGYALFHVPGGWLGDRVGPRWMLTLAVVWWSAFTAVTAVAGSWWLAGLIGPLGSFMVVRFLVGMGEGAAYPNSTRAVASWMAPNERAFAGGLVLGSIGIGYGLAPPVVSWIMVHYGWRPAFYVFGFVGLIVAVLWYYFATDRPEDHPRVSPLELQRIRSDSQTLEQQPTPWRAIFTHPNVWLLMLANFGFGYGVYIYQSWFYLYLVNVRGFSIMQGGWLTTGPFIALTILGPIGGKCSDALAKRYGVTWGRRAVAVSGLFLAAVCLYLGAHAENPYTAVIMLSLGDGFLYFAGAAGVGTVIDIAGAHSGTVYGVTVTATQIGGAVAPVLTPYIAEHLGWEFALQFAGLLALFSSFVWLFIDAAKKIIPRVEKQDVGEQLVVAR
- a CDS encoding alpha/beta hydrolase; its protein translation is MSDPHPPSEKEKPKMILSLTTAYPDYLYQLTSLLCSPVYHGREVQRGTGQPVLLIPGFFTGDWMMTLMAGWLNRLGYQAYFSGIHWNVDCPNFTSELLGWRINQIAQETGHPLTVVGHSLGGMLARSLSINFPEHVSHAVAIGSPVDGTLRVNPLVPFTFRVLQTVRSRRKTTSPSCGSHKCSCQFAQTVTSSLPEGRKFTSIFSKQDEVVHWRACIDPQATNLEVPGRHISLVVNAAVYRLLAELLAAPVPEMRKVRRRPSRRSGENSWQPSTV
- a CDS encoding glutathione S-transferase family protein — translated: MMISVYGANISPFVRKVRVFLAEKSIPYKLEAVNPFTAGPEYRKLSPLGKIPAFQDGSVTLADSSVICAYVEKTNPQPSLIPAAPAAYAQALWFEEYGDGGLAPVVGPEIFRQRIVMPLFFKQQGDETVVQKAVAEKLPPLFDYLEGALGDRTTLVGNSFTLGDIGVATQFVNLRHAGVTVDAQRWPKLARYVAAVHGRPSFKAVIEEEEAALKKAKG